The genomic window TTTCACTTGCAGAGAGAACATCGTTACCCTGGATACCGAAGCGGATCGATGCGCAGATAGGGGATTACAGCTATCCAATATACCTCATTCATTATCAAGCCGGATTAATACTGCTTATAATTCTTGCGGTTTTTGGTATTCGAGTTACTCGGCCTAATGGACTGCTAATGATTACTTCAATTCCTCTTATTTTTGCTGTGTCATGGGTTTTAATAATTATAATAGAACACCCAATCGAGCTTGTAAGGGTTAGAATAAAAACTCGTGGCTTCAAATCAAGCCGGACGATCACAACCTAGCATCGATTAGTTGCAACATAGCTTGATTAGGCACTTGAAGTGTAAATTTGATCTTGCAAATGAATTTGCTTGTAACTTTATCATGATTATTGTTACGTTAATCCTTATTTTGATTGTTTCAATCCTTTTGAACTTCTACCTTTTCAATCAAAGCCGGAAATACTCTTCCCGACTCCTTTTAACCCGTTTGGACCCTTTAGGTCTGAGCGTTTATCCTCCTCGAAATAATCAAAAAAAATTTCCTGCAAAACTACGTTTCGTTTTTTTTTGGTGACTCCAGAGCTTATCAATGGCCAGCACCAGCCGGTCTCGATCAATTTGAGTTCATCAATCGCGGTATTGGTGCACAAACTTCGGCTCAGGCTGTCCAACGATTCGATAAACACGTTGCCCCCTTACATCCTGATATCTTACTTATTCAAACGTGTATCAACGACTTGCAGGCAATTCCTTCGCTCGTTGATTTACAATCCTGGATTATCTCGAACTGCAAAGATAATATTAGATGGATTGTACAGAAAGCGCGAATTCAAGGAGCTATAGTCGTTTTGACAACGATCTTTCCGCAGGGGGAAACCTCGTCTTGGACGCAGCTGGTTTTGGTCTGATGATGTTAGCAAGGCGATTAGAGAAGTCAACGAATTTATGTATACGTTGCAAGAGCAAAAAGTAATTATGTTTGATACAGGACAGGTATTGGCAGATGAAAAAGGGTTGATTCGAGCGAGATACAGCAGGGATTTCTTACATTTAAATAAAGTTGGTTACGAAGCATTGAATGGAAAACTGGTAGAAATTTTAAAAGCATTAATGTCTATAAAGCCAACCAATGAAGTGTAGAGAAAAACAAGGGTTACTCATCTTAACCCGCACTTCGCAATTCGAAGGGTAGGCAAACCGCTAAGTCAGGAACACTATCTGTCCTGAGGCATAAATTTTGGGTGATTCTTTTCTGGACACGTCAATATCAACTGCATTAAAAGAAGCGCGACGTCCTTCTCCGGCTGGATATAATGACTTATGACCATGTGCAGGCCATTGGTATCCGGTAGAGACATTTGTGGATTTGTTCGGGATGGAAAACCATGTGATCCGGGCGGTCATGATGCCAATCGTTCCCGTCGGGAACGTGGTCGTCCAGATACGGCCATTTGCGGAAAGGATCGATCCCTAATGCCTGGATAAGCTTTTGATTATTCATGGTAACATTTCCAGCCCGCGGCGGCATTGGGCCAGCTTCCTTGCGCATACACCCTTTCAATAGATGGGGTGCATAACCCCCTACCTTATTTACAATTTGTCCGATCTGATAGAGGCTAAGGTGCCGGTGCGAACCAAGATGGTAAATACCCCTGATATTATTTCCCAGGGTCCGCGCTATAACCTCATTAAAATCCTCACAATAAAAAGGCGACCGTAATTCATCAAAGTATAAGGTGGCCGGATTATTCTTTTTAAACCGCGACAGGATCCAGTCGATTGCCCCGGCATGCCCATTAACGCTTACCCCCATAGGAAGTGATATGCGGAAAATTGCCGCGGATGAATACCGGAGCATAAGAATTTCCTCAGCTATAGCCATCGTCTTGCCATACATGGTTACAGGCGCTATAGCATCTTCCTCCTTATAGAAACCTTCCACTTTTCCGGGAAATACCAGGTCGGTGGAGAGATGAATCAGCCGCACGTCACGATCCCCTATCATCTCCAGCACATTTAAAACCGACTGCACATTCACACGATAGGCCAGTACGCTATTCATCTCACAGGATTTCAGGGCACAGGAACCGGCGCCATTCAGGACAGATTTAAACTGCTTCTGTTTCATCAAGGCTGCAAGCCCCTGGCGGTCTTCTATGTCGAGAGGAACGATCCCTTTCCCTCTCAGAGGCCAATATCGGACAGGACGAATAGCAGTAACGTGGTCGGGGTATCGAGCGTGAAAATACTGAAAGGCGCTGTATCCGGGCACGCCGGTTACACCGGTAATCAGCAGGGGTAAAAAAGGCGGCAAAGACATAAAACGTCCATACAGTAATCAAAATTGATTTTACCCACAAAAGCACAAAGAAGAAGGTGGGCGGTTGGTTGGAAATTTGAGGAGTTAAAAAACAGATTCACATCTTCTTAACAGGTTCTTCGTGTCTGGTTTATGCTAAAGGACTTCTATTCCTTCAATGCCCTTTTTAAAATCTTTCCGGTGGGACCATGAGGCAGCTCTCTGTGGAATACGAAATATTTTGGCACCTTATAGTGCGGCAACCGCGTCATACAGTAGTCCCTGATTTCTTCTTCGCTACACGTTGCATGCTCACGCAAGGCGATAAATGCCTTAGGCACTTCTCCCCGAACTTTGTCAGGCACACCAACGACAGCAACTTCAAAGACCTTCTCATACCTGCTAATGACATGTTCAATCTCCGTGGGAGATACATTTTCTCCGCTGATAATAATGAGTTCTTTTTTCCTTCCCGTGATCCACAAAAACCCTTCTTCATCAAGCTTGCCATAGTCTCCCGTCTTCAGCCATCTGTCGGAGGTGATGGTCTCCGCCGTTTCCTTCGGCAGTTTATGATACCCCTTCATTACGTTCGGCCCTTTCACCCATATCTCACCCTCCCTGTTTGCTGGCTGTCCCTGCCCGTTATCGTTTACAATCTTTACCTCAACGTTATCCAAAGGGGGGCCAATACTGCCTGGTTCGGATTTTTCGGGGAGATTTACTGAAACGATCGCTGTGGCTTCCGTTAATCCATAACCTTCCGTCAGGGGGACAGGAAATACTTTGCAAAATGCCTCTAAGACATCGCCAGGCAAGGGTTCACCTCCGGACGTGCAGAGTCTCAAGGTGCGCAGGTCATGTTTTGTTGATTCCGCCGTTCGCAGGAGCACCCGGTACATGGATGGAATGGCGAATAAGGATGTGACTTTGTGTTTTTCAATCATCTCCAGTACCTTCGGCCCAGAAAATCGCGGAAGATAAAGAATCGTAGCGCCAACACAGACAGGCAAGATGAGGGTTGTGGTCAGCGCATAGGTATGAAAAAGCGGCAGGATGCCAAGCAATATGTCTTTTTCCGTAAAATGAAAGGCATGTATGCACCCTTCAAGGTTGCTCAGGAAATTGTTGTGGGTTAAGATTACTCCTTTCGGGTTGGCACTCGTCCCTGAGGTGTACAGCATCGCGGCCTGTTCTTCCGCATTGCCGTATTGAATACTGCCTTCATTCAGGCATGCATCGGTATGTCCCTCTTCGACCAGAAAGAGATGCTTTATCTGATCTCCCAGGAGGGGTGCGAACAGCTTACAGGTAAATACCGTGTCTATCTCCGCATCCCGGATTACATAGAACAGTTGCGCTGGCGAGAGCAAAAAATTCAACGGAACTGGCGTCTTTCCGGTAGCAAGAATTCCATAGAATGCCGCCGCAAATTCCTTCCCGTTGGGGAGAAGGATTCCGACATTTTTCCCGGCGCCACCTGACAGTACCCTTCCGGTATATCTTAAAACTTCTTTACGGAGATCTTCGTAACAAAGGGATCCATTTTGGTCTAAAATTGCCGTTTTGCCGGGGTATTTTTTGCACGTATTTAAAAAACTCGTGATGAGCGTCATTCTGTGAACTTTTTCCAAAAGCTAGTTTCTGTTATCGTCATACTCAAGTTCCATGATTTTTTTGCCGACGTGTAGTGTGTCCATATCATCTGTTTCCACATTTTCCGGTCTATCGGCAATCTCTTCTGCTCTTTCCCGAAATGCCCTGTCATCACACGCCTTTTCTTCTTCCTCTTTACAACTCACGCACAGGGTAGCGAATGGAATTGCCTTTAGCCGCGCTTTTTTTATCACTTTGCCGCATTGCTCGCATACGCCATACTGTCCTGTTTTAATCCTGGACAGGGCATCTTCTATCTGCTTTAACTCCCTGGCGCCTTCTTCCGCAACGGCAAATTCCAGCACTTCACTGGAAGAACTTGACGCTATCTCAACAACATCTGTCGCTTTTTCACTTCCCGCGTCACGATATTTCTTAGCCCGCTTCTCGAATTCCTTCAACAGGATATTTTTTCTGCTTTTCAGCAGATTTTCAATTTGTTTTAATTCTTTCTTTTGCATGAAATTTCTCTGGCTCCCCATACACCATACAAACTAAATATCCAAATTTCTTACTTCAAGCGCGTGTTTTTCTATAAACTCCCTCCTCCGCTGAACATCCTTTCCTGCCAAGGTGCTGAAAATAGAATCTGCTTTCGCCGCATCTTCGACTTTTACCTTTAAGAGCGTTCTGGTATCCACATTCATGGTCGTTACCGCCAACTCTTCCGCATTCATTTCACCGAGTCCTTTGTATCGTTGGATTTCCAAGCCCTTCCTGCCGATCTCTCGTATTCTTGACAAGACCTCGTTGAGAGAATGAACAGATATTTCCGTGTCCTCAGAAACTAATTTATATCTTGCACTGTCGCCATTATGGCCAGCAAAATACTCATCCGCAGTAAAACCATAGGCCTCTATTTCTCTTATTGTTTTTTCAATTTCTCTGCTTTCATGATACTCTATAACTTCAAGCACATCCTCCCTGGATTCCTCGGCGTCACTCTCCTCCCTTATTTCTAATTCTCTTCCCTCTGCTTGCTGTTTCCCTTTTATGAATGTCTCCATTTCTTCCTCGGAAAAAATATAGGAAACCTCGTCTTTGCAGGTTACCTTGTATAAGGGAAGATTTCCGTTCTTTTTATGCCGCAATCCCAAAAACTTGTCCAGCGACATCCCCTTTTTTCGTAGTATTTTTACATACTCTTCCATTTGCACGAGGAGGTGAAGTAACTTAGTGAGTTTCGAATTATTCAAACCCTCCTTCCTCTTGCCCTGGAATTCCATAACCGTCCCTTCTCCCCCAAGAACAATCAGCTTCTTCTGGAGCTCCCTGTCGTCATAGATGTACTCTTGCTTTTTGTTTTTTGTCACCTTATACAAAGGAGGCTGGGCAATATAAATATGTCCCTTTTCTATCAGGTCTATCATCTGACGGAAAAAGAATGTCAGAAGAAGCGTCCTGATGTGCGCACCATCAATATCTGCATCTGTCATAATAATAATCTTGGCGTACCGCAGATTGCTTACATTGAATTCGTCCGTTCCTATGCCCGTTCCAAGGGCTGATATCAAAGTTCTGATCTCTTCATTACTCAGCATTTTGTCGATGCGCGCCTTTTCGACATTTAGAATTACGCCCTTTAGCGGAAGGATTGCCTGGAACGTCCGATCCCTGCCCTGCTTCGCCGTACCGCCTGCAGAGATACCCTCTACCAGGAACAATTCAGAGGTCTCAAAATCCCGTGAGGAACAATCAGCCAATTTTCCTGGGAGGTTTGAGCTGCCAAGCGCCCCCTTTCTTCTTGTCAGGTCTCTGGCTTTTCGCGCCGCCTCTCTCGCCCTGGCAGCGTCTATACCCTTGTTAATAATCGCCTTTGCGGTTGACGGCGTCTCCTCACAATACGTTCCGAGCTGTTCATTTATCACGGCTTCTACCAGACTCTGCACTTCGCGATTGCCAAGTTTTGTTTTTGTTTGTCCTTCAAACTGAGGGTCCGGCAACTTAATACTGATAACGGCTGTGAGTCCCTCTTTATAGTCATCTCCCAAAGGCGCCTTCTCTTCGCTGAGGATGCCTTTGCTCTTCGCATAACCGTTGAGGGTCCTCGTCAAGGCAGCCCTGAAACCACTTAAGTGCGTCCCGCCTTCTACCGTATTGATATTATTTGCAAAGGAGTACACATTCTCACTGTAGCCATCATTATACTGCATAGCCACTTCAACTATCGTTCCCTTGCTCTCTTTTTCAAAGTATATGATATCTTTGTGAACTACCTCTTTCCCTTCATTGAGCTCCTTGATAAAAGCCTTTATACCTCCCTCGTACTGATACGTCTCACTTTTATCCGTCCTCTCATCAGTCAACGTTATTTTTATTCCCTTATTTAAAAAGGCATATTCTCTCAGCCTCTTTGCTATCGTCTCAAAACAAAACTTTGTGTCCTCGAATATTTCACGATCCGGTTTAAAGACAACCCTGGTTCCTCTCTTTTTTGTAACACCCCTTACTTCTACCGGTGATCGGACCTCACCCTTTTCATATCGTTGAAAATAGACGTGTCCGTCTCTTTTAACCTCCACCTCCATCCATTCACTAAGCGCATTTACAACCGATACCCCAACCCCATGTAAACCACCAGATATCTTATAGCTCTTATGCTCAAATTTACCTCCCGCATGGAGTACTGTCATAACGACTTCCAGCGCCGATTTATTTGTTTCCTTATGTACATCAACCGGAATACCTCTGCCATCATCCGTCACGGTAGCACTTCCGTCTATATTTATCTTTACCTGTATATTTTCACAGAACCCGGCAACCGCTTCATCTACACTATTGCAAACCACCTCTTCCACCAAATGATGCAACCCTTTAGCCGTCGTGTCCCCTATATACATAGCCGGACGCTTCCTGACAGCCTCGATACCGCCAAGCACCTTGATAGAATTTGAGTCATAAATCTCTTTTTGAAACGCTACGCTATTTTCTTCGATCATTATTTAACATTCCCACTTTAAATCGGATATCATGCACGTATTTTATGCATGTTAATTCATGAATTTTAGCGATTATAGCATCCTTTTCAAAACTAGTCAAATGGTGAATCAGCACGGTCGACTCCACAGTTACATATAAAACCCCTCTCTTTAAATCCACTATTTCTGTACAACGGCTTACTTCCTCACCAACAACATCTTTCCACGCAGCTCTCACCTCTTGAAAGATTTTGTCCCCACTGCTTTTTTTTGGAAAAAGCCCTTTCAGTACCTGGCCAACTTTCACTGCACTGCGCTTATTAAAAAAATACCTTTCTGGCAACTCACCTAACATGGCAACCGTTTCTCCACCACAAAAGCCTTACTTCGTTTCAATTGGCATAATAACATCCAGCTGTTCGTAGCCCGTCCTGATCAAAGCTGCACTATCGCAATCGCTAAGTTCAATAACTACCGTATCATTATCCGAAACTTTCAATGCATCTATAACGTATTCCGGATCAAAACTAATTTCCAAATCCGGTCCATCATATCCAACGGCAATTTCCAACTCTGCCTCCCCCACGTCCGCGGTCCTGGACGAAAGCAGCAACTTTCCCTGCCGGAAGATAAACTTTACTATACGATATTCCTCATTCGTCATAAACGAGGCCATCCGCACCCCTGATAACAATTGATTTCTGTCAACTTCTACTCTCTTGTCATTTCCCTTCGGTATAAGCTCCTCATATTTTGGATACTGACCCTCTATTAACTGTGAAATAATTTCACCCTTTTCACCCGCAAAACACACCTGCTGTTCGCCCATCCCTAATGTTAAAATCCCTTTGCATTCCGACACAAACCGTTGCAGAAACGTTAAACACTTCACCGCCACTATTCCATCAAACGATATCCCTTCAGGGTTGTTTACCTTACGTTTAACACTGGACATCCTGTTTCCGTCTGCGGCAACCATGATAATATAGTCATCCATAACCCTCACAAAGATACCGCACAACATACTTCGCACCTTAACCGTCGATACAGAATGAACAACCCTTCCCACCATATCAGCGATAATTCCTCCGTCTACTTCAACAAGACCCTTGGTCTTTATCCTACCAATTTCCGGAAACTGCCTGAAATCTTCTCCCGCTATCTTGAAGTGCCCACCTCCCGATTTCAAGGTGCAATTTCCTTCTTCAATTGACACAGAAATTTCATCATTTCCAGCCCACTCTCTTAACACATTATTTACCCGAACCGCCGGCAGGACAATGCCACCTTCTCCTTCACATTTTCCCGCCGGTAACACGTATTTAACCAAAACTTCCAAATCAGTAGCAACAAATTCTACCCGCTCATTTTTTACCTCAACCTTAACGCCTTTTAACACCCCTTTCAGTGCGGATGTTGGAACAATACCAGCTACCAAGTTAAAACCACCGAACAAGTCTTTTCCTGAGAAATGTAATTTCATGTAATCTTCCTAACGTTTTATTATATTTTAAAAGATATATAAACCGTAACCTTACTATATGATGATCATACTTCTGCTATATGAATATAACTGTTAAGAACATAAGCCTCTACGTCAATTTGCCGCATGTAGAGAACCTGTAGAAAGTTTGGATGGTAAAGCATCCTCTGCAAGGGCAGAGAAATAAAAAGCCTCTTATTCCGGATTAATTTATACAAGTATTTTACATATTATGAACATACTACTTCTGTAATTCACTTTCCAGCTTTTGAAGTATAATACTAAGGTTTTTGTCTTTTTTTAACATCTTGGTTATTTTTTCGTCTGCATGAATTACCGTTGAATGATCTCTTCCTCCTAAATATCCGCCAATTTCCATAAGCGACATCTTCGTTAATTTCCTTGACAGGTGCATGGCTATTTGTCTGGGAAGCGCAAGACTTCTTGTTCTGCACCGTGACTGAAGCTGGGAGACGCGTATGTTGAACCTCTCAGAGACGGCCTTAATGACCGTTTCTATACTAATGTACCTTTTGTTGCCTGAAAGCTCCCAGACAATTTTTCTCATACGGTCGAGGGTAATACTATTTTTCGTTATCTTTTCCTCCCGGCTCAGACGCGCAATAGCTCCTTCGAGCTCACGAATGCTTCCGGTTACGTTCTCTGCAAGATATGATGCGGCTTCATGCGATAGATTAATACCCCATAATGACGCTTTTTTCTCCGCTATTGCGATGCGCGTTTCCCGAGTCGTATTATCAATACTGCAGAGAAGCCCCCATTTAAAACGGGAAATAAGCCTGTCTTCAAGAGTGGCAATTAATTCAGGCGGACAATCACTCGTGATAACAATTTGTTTTTTGGCGTTATAAAGGGTATTAAAGGTATGAAAAAATTCCTCTCTGCTTTCCTGAGAATTTTCAAATGCCTGTATATCATCTATAAGAAGTGCATCGATGTTTCTGTAGAAAGCTCTGAAAGAGTCCCAGCTATTTGTTCGTATTGTTGAAATGT from Candidatus Brocadia sp. includes these protein-coding regions:
- a CDS encoding sugar nucleotide-binding protein — its product is MSLPPFLPLLITGVTGVPGYSAFQYFHARYPDHVTAIRPVRYWPLRGKGIVPLDIEDRQGLAALMKQKQFKSVLNGAGSCALKSCEMNSVLAYRVNVQSVLNVLEMIGDRDVRLIHLSTDLVFPGKVEGFYKEEDAIAPVTMYGKTMAIAEEILMLRYSSAAIFRISLPMGVSVNGHAGAIDWILSRFKKNNPATLYFDELRSPFYCEDFNEVIARTLGNNIRGIYHLGSHRHLSLYQIGQIVNKVGGYAPHLLKGCMRKEAGPMPPRAGNVTMNNQKLIQALGIDPFRKWPYLDDHVPDGNDWHHDRPDHMVFHPEQIHKCLYRIPMACTWS
- the dnaN gene encoding DNA polymerase III subunit beta, producing the protein MKLHFSGKDLFGGFNLVAGIVPTSALKGVLKGVKVEVKNERVEFVATDLEVLVKYVLPAGKCEGEGGIVLPAVRVNNVLREWAGNDEISVSIEEGNCTLKSGGGHFKIAGEDFRQFPEIGRIKTKGLVEVDGGIIADMVGRVVHSVSTVKVRSMLCGIFVRVMDDYIIMVAADGNRMSSVKRKVNNPEGISFDGIVAVKCLTFLQRFVSECKGILTLGMGEQQVCFAGEKGEIISQLIEGQYPKYEELIPKGNDKRVEVDRNQLLSGVRMASFMTNEEYRIVKFIFRQGKLLLSSRTADVGEAELEIAVGYDGPDLEISFDPEYVIDALKVSDNDTVVIELSDCDSAALIRTGYEQLDVIMPIETK
- a CDS encoding AMP-binding protein is translated as MTLITSFLNTCKKYPGKTAILDQNGSLCYEDLRKEVLRYTGRVLSGGAGKNVGILLPNGKEFAAAFYGILATGKTPVPLNFLLSPAQLFYVIRDAEIDTVFTCKLFAPLLGDQIKHLFLVEEGHTDACLNEGSIQYGNAEEQAAMLYTSGTSANPKGVILTHNNFLSNLEGCIHAFHFTEKDILLGILPLFHTYALTTTLILPVCVGATILYLPRFSGPKVLEMIEKHKVTSLFAIPSMYRVLLRTAESTKHDLRTLRLCTSGGEPLPGDVLEAFCKVFPVPLTEGYGLTEATAIVSVNLPEKSEPGSIGPPLDNVEVKIVNDNGQGQPANREGEIWVKGPNVMKGYHKLPKETAETITSDRWLKTGDYGKLDEEGFLWITGRKKELIIISGENVSPTEIEHVISRYEKVFEVAVVGVPDKVRGEVPKAFIALREHATCSEEEIRDYCMTRLPHYKVPKYFVFHRELPHGPTGKILKRALKE
- a CDS encoding DUF721 domain-containing protein, translated to MLGELPERYFFNKRSAVKVGQVLKGLFPKKSSGDKIFQEVRAAWKDVVGEEVSRCTEIVDLKRGVLYVTVESTVLIHHLTSFEKDAIIAKIHELTCIKYVHDIRFKVGMLNNDRRK
- a CDS encoding TraR/DksA C4-type zinc finger protein; this encodes MQKKELKQIENLLKSRKNILLKEFEKRAKKYRDAGSEKATDVVEIASSSSSEVLEFAVAEEGARELKQIEDALSRIKTGQYGVCEQCGKVIKKARLKAIPFATLCVSCKEEEEKACDDRAFRERAEEIADRPENVETDDMDTLHVGKKIMELEYDDNRN
- the gyrB gene encoding DNA topoisomerase (ATP-hydrolyzing) subunit B, producing MIEENSVAFQKEIYDSNSIKVLGGIEAVRKRPAMYIGDTTAKGLHHLVEEVVCNSVDEAVAGFCENIQVKINIDGSATVTDDGRGIPVDVHKETNKSALEVVMTVLHAGGKFEHKSYKISGGLHGVGVSVVNALSEWMEVEVKRDGHVYFQRYEKGEVRSPVEVRGVTKKRGTRVVFKPDREIFEDTKFCFETIAKRLREYAFLNKGIKITLTDERTDKSETYQYEGGIKAFIKELNEGKEVVHKDIIYFEKESKGTIVEVAMQYNDGYSENVYSFANNINTVEGGTHLSGFRAALTRTLNGYAKSKGILSEEKAPLGDDYKEGLTAVISIKLPDPQFEGQTKTKLGNREVQSLVEAVINEQLGTYCEETPSTAKAIINKGIDAARAREAARKARDLTRRKGALGSSNLPGKLADCSSRDFETSELFLVEGISAGGTAKQGRDRTFQAILPLKGVILNVEKARIDKMLSNEEIRTLISALGTGIGTDEFNVSNLRYAKIIIMTDADIDGAHIRTLLLTFFFRQMIDLIEKGHIYIAQPPLYKVTKNKKQEYIYDDRELQKKLIVLGGEGTVMEFQGKRKEGLNNSKLTKLLHLLVQMEEYVKILRKKGMSLDKFLGLRHKKNGNLPLYKVTCKDEVSYIFSEEEMETFIKGKQQAEGRELEIREESDAEESREDVLEVIEYHESREIEKTIREIEAYGFTADEYFAGHNGDSARYKLVSEDTEISVHSLNEVLSRIREIGRKGLEIQRYKGLGEMNAEELAVTTMNVDTRTLLKVKVEDAAKADSIFSTLAGKDVQRRREFIEKHALEVRNLDI
- the dnaA gene encoding chromosomal replication initiator protein DnaA produces the protein MLETPVVSNNERDFILKGILSIIKEVVTAQQFEIWFSCLRVSSVTSNRITFVTPNSFIREWLKSHYHDLFSSAVYKVLNSSREVHFSTEEEVFDKLSATSFPPEEFFAGKKPPEENYHVPLNKYYSFENFVVGPCNRLAHAAAFAVSETPGLAYNPLFIHGASGLGKTHLLHAINNVLSSKHKMKTLYVPCERFVNHYISTIRTNSWDSFRAFYRNIDALLIDDIQAFENSQESREEFFHTFNTLYNAKKQIVITSDCPPELIATLEDRLISRFKWGLLCSIDNTTRETRIAIAEKKASLWGINLSHEAASYLAENVTGSIRELEGAIARLSREEKITKNSITLDRMRKIVWELSGNKRYISIETVIKAVSERFNIRVSQLQSRCRTRSLALPRQIAMHLSRKLTKMSLMEIGGYLGGRDHSTVIHADEKITKMLKKDKNLSIILQKLESELQK